In Scatophagus argus isolate fScaArg1 chromosome 14, fScaArg1.pri, whole genome shotgun sequence, the following proteins share a genomic window:
- the grm5a gene encoding glutamate receptor, metabotropic 5a, with protein MAGDVRSNMGMGNRLRLYVRLLAVSVLLGDDLSWLGLRDQAGVNAQNNERRVLAHIPGDIIIGALFSVHHQPPADKVHERKCGAVREQYGIQRVEAMMHTLDRINADPNILPNITLGCEIRDSCWHSAVALEQSIEFIRDTLVSNEEEESQGRCTAEAGSLLMQGKKPIVGLIGPGSSSVAIQVQNLLQLFNIPQIAYSATSMDLSDKSLYKYFMRVVPSDMQQARAMVDIVKRYSWSYVSAIHTEGNYGESGMEAFKDMAAKEGICIAHSDKIYSNAGERSFDKLLQKLRGHLPKARVVACFCEGMTVRGILMAMRRQGLVGEFLLVGSDGWADRYDVTDGYQKEAAGGITIKLKSAYVTWFDNYYLNLKPDANLRNPWFPEFWQHRFQCRLRGHPQENSKYNRTCTWRESLRQHYAQDTKMGFVINAIYSMAYGLHAMQEALCPGYKGLCENMRPIDGRKLLEFLMKTNFTGVSGESILFDQNGDSPGRYEIMNFKHIGEDEYSYIHVGSWDQGGLKMNDEEIWSNNTDIIQSVCSEPCQKAQIKVIRKGEVSCCWTCTPCKENEFVFDEYTCRACVLGSWPTDDLTGCEPIPVQYVRWGDPEPIAAVVFSCLGLMATLFVTSVFIKFWDTPVVKSSSRELCYIILAGICLGYLCTFSLIAKPHIVYCYLQRLGIGLSPAMSYSALVTKTNRIARILAGSKKKICTKKPRFMSACAQLVIAFLLILLQLGIIVALLIIEPPQVVYDYPSIREVHLICNLTTLGVVAPLGYNGLLILSCTFYAFKTRNVPANFNEAKYIAFTMYTTCIIWLAFVPIYFGSNYKIITMCFSVSLSATVALCCMFVPKVYIMLAKPEKNVRSAFTTSTVVRMHVGDAKKAAKSGKSSSSMANLFRRSGSSQDNISSNGKSVTWVQTERSYRPNLWKRMSFHVKKKEAVEVNQTAIIKPFSKEGDTPADTGVKEQYEEPQGSQPFTCSPSQSPLLTISQHAAKARSFQGGEDGEEAQALPTYVPEHPAGVRRRGVDNSQGAGMIDGGDISIIGVGDIGIGMIGGQPQGTTIMDQISSVVNRFTANISELNTMMLPGGVPVSPTTTTALPVVADAVPCPPQYLPSRSRQTTSTVTTYAEVAAVSSFCENRQAGKIYDHLAGTCVSSRRAKDMEELVALTPPSPFRDSSLSSDASSPPSMSPASEAEYDQLLLKHFSQSSSSL; from the exons ATGGCAGGAGATGTGAGGAGTAACATGGGGATGGGAAATAGATTAAGGTTATATGTGAGACTGTTGGCAGTGAGCGTGTTACTGGGAGATGATCTGAGCTGGCTGGGCCTGAGAGACCAGGCTGGGGTCAATGCCCAGAACAATGAGAGAAGGGTATTAGCACATATCCCAGGCGACATCATTATAGGAGCTCTGTTCTCTGTCCACCACCAACCACCTGCAGACAAG GTCCATGAGCGGAAGTGCGGTGCGGTGCGTGAGCAGTACGGAATCCAGAGAGTGGAGGCCATGATGCACACTCTGGATCGGATTAATGCAGATCCCAATATCCTCCCAAACATCACCCTGGGCTGTGAGATCAG GGACTCATGCTGGCACTCTGCGGTGGCGTTGGAGCAGAGTATCGAGTTCATTCGGGACACACTGGTGTCCaacgaagaggaggagagccAGGGCAGGTGTACTGCAGAGGCAGGGAGTTTGCTGATGCAGGGGAAGAAGCCCATTGTCGGGCTCATTGGGCCAGGATCCAGCTCCGTGGCCATTCAGGTGCAAAATCTCCTCCAGCTGTTCAACATCCCACAGATAGCATACTCAGCCACAAGCATGGATCTCAGTGACAAG AGCCTgtataaatatttcatgagGGTGGTGCCATCAGATATGCAACAAGCCCGAGCCATGGTGGACATCGTGAAGAGATACAGCTGGAGCTACGTGTCCGCAATACACACAGAGG GTAATTATGGTGAAAGTGGTATGGAGGCATTTAAAGACATGGCAGCAAAGGAAGGGATCTGCATCGCCCATTCCGATAAGATATACAGCAACGCAGGGGAACGGAGCTTTGACAAGCTATTGCAGAAGCTACGAGGCCACCTGCCCAAGGCCAGGGTGGTGGCCTGCTTCTGCGAGGGCATGACGGTCAGAGGCATACTGATGGCCATGAGACGACAGGGTCTGGTGGGAGAGTTTCTGCTGGTTGGAAG TGATGGCTGGGCTGACAGGTACGATGTGACCGACGGCTACCAGAAAGAGGCAGCGGGTGGAATCACTATAAAGCTGAAGTCAGCGTATGTGACCTGGTTTGACAATTATTACCTGAACCTGAAGCCTGATGCCAACTTAAGAAATCCTTGGTTCCCCGAGTTCTGGCAGCATCGTTTCCAGTGCAGGCTGAGGGGGCATCCACAGGAGAACAGCAAGTACAACCGCACCTGCACCT GGAGAGAGTCTCTGCGACAACACTATGCCCAAGACACCAAGATGGGTTTTGTCATAAATGCAATCTACTCCATGGCTTATGGCCTGCATGCCATGCAGGAAGCCCTCTGTCCGGGATACAAG GGTTTGTGTGAAAACATGCGGCCCATTGATGGACGCAAGCTGCTTGAATTCCTGATGAAAACCAACTTTACCGGCGTATCTGGAGAGAGCATCCTGTTTGACCAGAATGGAGACTCACCTGGCAG GTATGAGATAATGAACTTCAAGCACATAGGCGAGGACGAGTACTCCTACATCCACGTGGGAAGCTGGGATCAGGGTGGCCTGAAGATGAACGATGAGGAGatctggagcaacaacactgacatcatcCAGTCGGTCTGCTCCGAGCCCTGCCAGAAAGCACAGATAAAA GTGATCCGTAAAGGAGAGGTGAGCTGCTGTTGGACTTGCACTCCCTGCAAGGAGAACGAGTTTGTCTTTGACGAGTACACTTGTCGAGCCTGTGTCCTCGGCTCCTGGCCCACAGATGACCTCACTG GTTGTGAACCTATCCCGGTGCAGTATGTGCGTTGGGGGGATCCAGAGCCCATCGCTGCTGTGGTCTTCTCCTGTCTGGGCCTCATGGCTACACTTTTTGTTACCTCTGTCTTTATCAA ATTTTGGGACACTCCTGTGGTCAAGTCATCCAGTCGCGAGCTCTGCTACATCATCCTGGCCGGAATATGCCTGGGCTACCTGTGCACCTTCAGCCTTATCGCCAAGCCCCACATAGTCTACTGTTACCTCCAGCGGCTGGGAATTGGCCTGTCTCCTGCCATGAGCTACTCTGCTCTAGTCACCAAG ACCAACCGTATAGCACGGATCCTGGCAGGCAGCAAGAAGAAGATCTGCACCAAGAAACCGCGCTTTATGTCCGCCTGCGCACAATTGGTCATTGCCTTCCTACTCATACTGCTGCAGCTGGGGATTATTGTGGCACTTCTTATCATCGAGCcaccacag gTGGTCTATGACTACCCCAGTATCCGTGAGGTACACTTGATCTGCAATCTGACCACTCTGGGGGTGGTGGCGCCTCTGGGCTACAATGGTCTGCTCATCCTTAGCTGCACCTTTTACGCCTTCAAG ACTCGTAATGTTCCGGCTAATTTTAATGAGGCCAAGTATATTGCCTTCACCATGTACACCACCTGTATTATTTGGCTGGCCTTTGTTCCTATTTACTTTGGTTCCAACTACAAGATCATAACCATGTGCTTTAGTGTCAGCCTCAGTGCCACAGTGGCTCTCTGCTGCATGTTTGTCCCAAAG GTGTACATCATGCTCGCTAAGCCTGAGAAGAATGTCCGTAGTGCTTTCACAACATCCACCGTGGTGCGCATGCACGTGGGTGATGCCAAGAAAGCTGCCAAGTCTGGCAAATCCTCTAGCAGCATGGCCAACTTATTTCGACGCAGTGGGTCCTCACAAGATAACATCAG tTCCAATGGGAAATCAGTGACCTGGGTGCAGACTGAGCGCAGCTACAGACCAAACCTGTGGAAGAGGATGTCATTCCATGTCAAGAAAAAGGAAGCCGTCGAGGTGAACCAGACAGCCATTATTAAGCCCTTCTCTAAAGAGGGAGATACACCTGCGGACACTGGTGTCAAAGAGCAGTACGAAGAGCCACAGGGGTCTCAGCCCTTCACCTGCTCACCCTCTCAGTCACCTCTGCTCACTATCAGCCAGCATGCAGCAAAGGCAAGGAGCTTCCagggaggggaggatggagaggaggctCAAGCTTTACCCACCTACGTCCCCGAGCACCCTGCTGGGGTCAGAAGAAGAGGTGTTGACAACAGCCAGGGTGCTGGTATGATTGATGGTGGGGACATTAGCATCATAGGTGTGGGTGACATCGGCATAGGGATGATTGGCGGCCAACCTCAGGGTACCACCATCATGGACCAAATCAGCTCTGTGGTCAACCGTTTTACTGCCAACATCAGCGAGCTGAACACCATGATGCTGCCAGGCGGAGTCCCCGTcagccccaccaccaccactgcacTGCCCGTGGTCGCAGACGCTGTCCCCTGCCCACCTCAGTACCTCCCATCCAGGAGCAGACAAACCACCTCCACAGTCACCACATACGCCGAGGTGGCAGCTGTCTCCAGTTTCTGTGAGAATCGACAAGCAGGTAAGATTTATGACCACCTGGCCGGGACTTGCGTGAGCAGCAGACGAGCGAAGGATATGGAGGAGTTGGTGGCTTTGACGCCTCCCTCCCCATTTAGAGACTCATCGCTGAGCTCCGATGCCAGCTCTCCCCCCTCGATGTCCCCTGCCTCTGAGGCTGAATAtgaccagctgctgctgaaacactTCAGCCAGAGCTCATCTTCTCtctaa
- the chordc1b gene encoding cysteine and histidine-rich domain-containing protein 1, with amino-acid sequence MSVLCYNKGCGQRFDPENNPDDGCTYHPGVPVFHDALKGWSCCKRRTTDFSDFLSIVGCTKGPHNKEKPPEPVKPDVTSSGEKKDTDDQKPKFNEYIISAPKPQEAIQRPSADEPMVRLQHKVSGSLKQALEKLKLSENAAETKEEDSDEIKIGTSCKNGGCTKSFDGPASDSDVCSYHPGVPIFHEGMKYWSCCKRKTSDFNTFLSQEGCSKGTHLWRKKDAGKKVVPCRFDWHQTGAQVIISIYAKNAVPELSYVDANSTTLNIHIIFDGEKEFDQKISLWGVIDVSKSIVNMMAAKIEVAMKKSEAMSWARLDLPVPVTAPKENEKKKEETDSEDEDE; translated from the exons atggctgcACCTATCATCCAGGAGTCCCAGTATTCCACGATGCATTGAAG GGATGGTCCTGCTGCAAGAGAAGAACTACTGACTTCTCAGATTTCCTCAGCATTGTT GGCTGTACAAAAGGTCCCCACAATAAGGAGAAGCCCCCTGAGCCGGTGAAACCagatgtgacatcatcaggagAAAAGAAGGACACAGATGACCAAAAACCAAAGTTTAATGAGTACATCATTTCCGCACCAAAACCTCAGGAGGCGATACAGCGACCAAg tgcTGATGAGCCAATGGTGAGACTGCAGCATAAAGTTTCTGGTTCTCTGAAGCAGGCTCTGGAGAAGCTGAAGCTTTCTGAAAATGCAGCCGAGACAAAAG aGGAAGACAGTGACGAGATCAAGATCGGAACTTCCTGTAAAAATGGAGGATGTACTAAA AGTTTTGATGGACCTGCGAGTGATTCAGATGTGTGCTCATACCACCCCGGAGTTCCTATCTTCCATGAAGG gatGAAATACTGGAGCTGCTGTAAGAGAAAAACCTCTGACTTTAACACCTTCCTCTCTCAAGAGGGCTGCAGCAAGGGAACACATCTATGGAGGAAAAAAGATGCA GGTAAGAAAGTAGTTCCATGTCGATTTGACTGGCACCAGACAGGAGCGCAGGTCATCATCTCTATCTACGCCAAGAACGCCGTCCCAGAGTTGAGCTACGTGGATGCAAACAGCACCACG CTCAACATCCATATTATAtttgatggagagaaagaatTTGACCAGAAAATCAGCTTGTGGGGA GTGATAGATGTGAGTAAAAGTATAGTGAACATGATGGCCGCCAAGATCGAGGTAGCCATGAAGAAGTCCGAGGCCATGTCATGGGCTCGTCTGGACCTTCCTGTACCCGTCACGGCACCCAAGGAGAAcgagaagaaaaaagaggagactGATAGTGAGGATGAAGACGAATGA
- the LOC124070384 gene encoding tyrosinase-like, with amino-acid sequence MWPLITVSFLISLAPSYQQFPRLCATREALRTKECCPAWEGDGSACGASSGRGFCQDVVVPDHPDGPQYPFSGLDDREKWPLVFYNRTCRCAGNFMGFNCADCKFGYFGVNCNERRESLRRNIFHLSRTERIRLVSYLNLAKQTVSRDYVVAIGTYQEMENGSNPMFADVSVYDVFVWMHYYVSRNALLGGPGNVWTNVDFAHWGPAFLPWHRVYLLHWEHEIRRLTGDMSFTIPYWDWRDAQGCDVCTDELMGGRSPQNPSFLSPGSVFSSWRVLCSQAEDYSSRGVLCDTRQEGPLRRNPGNQNRRVVERLPTSAEVEFTLSLSDYDTGATDRSANMSFRNTLEGFGDPQTGLGNSSRMGMHAALHVFMNGSMSSVQGSANDPIFLLHHAFVDSIYEEWLRRHRPSPSQYPESNAPIGHNSEYHMVPFLPLHRNREYFITSKDLGYEYSNLLDANQRLAESIRPYLEELEDVWPWLLLAALCGGIVVMTIVAAVITAKRRYRGLTWKNLFALPERQPLIWGSDTEETSHPNYQTTM; translated from the exons ATGTGGCCACTGATAACTGTGAGTTTCTTGATATCTTTGGCACCCAGCTATCAACAATTCCCACGTCTGTGCGCCACCCGGGAAGCTTTGCGCACCAAAGAATGCTGCCCTGCTTGGGAAGGGGACGGCTCGGCCTGTGGAGCCAGCTCGGGTCGCGGATTCTGCCAGGATGTGGTGGTGCCGGACCACCCTGATGGACCTCAGTACCCCTTCTCCGGTTTGGACGACAGGGAGAAGTGGCCCTTGGTTTTCTACAACCGGACCTGCCGGTGCGCAGGGAATTTCATGGGTTTCAACTGCGCGGACTGTAAGTTTGGCtactttggggtgaactgtaACGAGAGGAGAGAGTCTCTGAGGAGGAATATATTTCACCTGTCCAGGACCGAGAGGATCAGACTTGTGTCTTACCTGAACTTGGCCAAGCAGACAGTCAGCAGGGACTATGTTGTGGCCATCGGCACCTACCAGGAGATGGAAAATGGCTCCAACCCGATGTTCgctgatgtgtctgtgtatgatgtgtttgtgtggatgcaTTACTACGTGTCCCGGAACGCGCTGTTAGGCGGCCCGGGGAATGTGTGGACCAATGTAGACTTTGCTCACTGGGGGCCTGCGTTTCTCCCTTGGCACCGCGTGTACCTGTTGCACTGGGAACACGAGATCAGGAGGCTGACAGGAGACATGAGCTTCACCATCCCGTACTGGGACTGGAGGGATGCTCAGGGGTGCGACGTGTGCACAGACGAGCTGATGGGAGGCCGGAGCCCTCAGAATCCCAGTTTTCTCAGCCCGGGCTCGGTCTTCTCTTCCTGGAGG GTGCTGTGCTCCCAAGCAGAGGACTACAGCAGCAGAGGTGTGTTATGTGACACCAGGCAAGAAGGTCCGCTGCGTCGAAATCCTGGAAACCAAAACCGTAGGGTGGTTGAACGATTACCAACTTCAGCAGAGGTGGAGTTCACTCTCAGCTTGTCCGACTATGACACCGGAGCCACGGACCGCAGTGCCAACATGAGCTTCAGGAACACTCTGGAAG GATTCGGGGATCCACAGACTGGGTTAGGAAACAGTTCTCGTATGGGCATGCATGCTGCTCTCCATGTGTTCATGAACGGATCCATGTCCTCTGTGCAGGGCTCGGCAAATGACCCCATATTCCTCCTCCACCATGCTTTTGTTGATAG TATTTATGAGGAGTGGCTTAGGAGGCACAGACCATCTCCATCACAGTATCCAGAGTCTAATGCTCCTATAGGGCACAACAGTGAATACCACATGGTGCCTTTCCTGCCCCTCCACAGAAACAGAGAGTACTTCATTACCAGCAAGGACCTGGGGTACGAATATTCAAATCTGCTGGATGCTA atcagAGGCTAGCGGAATCCATACGTCCTTACCTGGAGGAACTGGAGGATGTGTGGCCCTGGCTGCTGCTTGCAGCGCTCTGTGGGGGAATCGTAGTAATGACTATTGTCGCTGCTGTCATAACTGCAAAACGGCGATACCGAGGATTGACTTGGAAAAACTTATTTGCCCTCCCAGAGAGACAGCCACTTATCTGGGGCAGTGACACAGAGGAAACCAGCCACCCTAACTACCAAACAACTATGTGA